From Methanosarcina lacustris Z-7289, one genomic window encodes:
- the mtaC gene encoding methanol--corrinoid protein MtaC, which produces MLDLKLEDIDGILVRYNVALEKEMTPDEAAEELYPKDELIYPIAKSIYEGEEDDVVDGLKAAIAAGKKPIDLINDALMVGMGVVSKLYDDGIIFLPNVMMSADAMLNGIEFCKSQTTEVPEPKGTVVCHVAEGDVHDIGKNIVAALLRAAGYDVTDLGRDVPVDEVIAAVVKGKPIMLTGTALMTTTMYAFKEINDKLLEKGLKLPFACGGGAVNQDFVAQYDLGVYGEEASDAVKIADAILASGNDIEKLRAEFHKH; this is translated from the coding sequence ATGTTGGATTTGAAACTGGAAGACATCGATGGCATATTAGTACGCTATAACGTCGCCCTCGAAAAGGAAATGACTCCTGACGAAGCGGCAGAAGAGCTTTACCCGAAGGATGAACTCATCTACCCGATTGCAAAATCAATCTATGAGGGAGAAGAAGACGACGTGGTTGACGGACTCAAAGCCGCAATCGCTGCAGGCAAAAAGCCAATCGACCTTATCAATGATGCTCTGATGGTAGGCATGGGTGTTGTATCCAAGCTCTACGATGATGGTATCATTTTCCTCCCCAATGTTATGATGTCTGCTGATGCCATGCTGAATGGTATTGAATTCTGCAAATCCCAGACCACCGAAGTACCCGAACCCAAGGGCACTGTTGTCTGCCATGTTGCAGAAGGTGACGTGCACGACATCGGAAAGAACATTGTTGCTGCCCTCCTTAGAGCAGCCGGCTATGACGTAACTGATCTGGGCAGAGATGTCCCTGTTGACGAAGTCATTGCAGCTGTTGTAAAAGGCAAACCAATTATGCTTACAGGTACTGCTCTCATGACAACCACCATGTATGCATTCAAGGAAATCAATGACAAGCTCCTTGAAAAGGGATTAAAACTGCCCTTTGCATGTGGTGGCGGTGCTGTGAACCAGGACTTCGTTGCACAGTATGACCTCGGAGTTTATGGTGAAGAAGCTTCAGACGCAGTGAAGATTGCTGATGCAATCCTTGCCAGCGGGAACGACATTGAGAAGTTAAGAGCAGAATTCCACAAGCACTAA
- a CDS encoding TCP-1/cpn60 chaperonin family protein, with amino-acid sequence MASELNTPASPNRESQDGMAKLARTIRDKILIDEPVKEEELIDQLERAAIEIDELLGSSLGPKGMNKIIVNPVGDIFVTSDGKVILKEMDVLHPIVTSLKKLAEAMDKACGDGTKTAVIFASNLIKNAVRLIRIGVHPTIIIEGYELAMQKAYEMLQYSIKQASKEDIRTTIMCSATGKGIERQQAEAVTDIVLQVIKHLSEKQAGRLDLNRNIKILKKKGGSEIVAIEGLILDENPARVDMPDEFESPAVLITNYDLKIKSGYLNPQHNLKMDSVQTALLFEESKKQMCGKLARKIIDSGANVLFSEGDIDPYIETLLRDNNILAFKKLKMKDLEKLAEATGTTFMAQPDEIHPCDLGKADSIKVEKKNGENFVFITVKDKAIATILIWEPIKYGLDKVEEAVDDALNNAAFLMKNREIVNGGGAIEFELAHMVRLFAATQSGKKQLAVQAYADALEKIPTILARNMGMNAIDAMAQMRNSYSRGIEARIDLSRKVTEKGPKVYDSATVKKLAIIAGTETARNVLRIDEIVPNR; translated from the coding sequence ATGGCAAGCGAACTAAACACACCAGCAAGCCCTAACAGAGAAAGCCAGGACGGAATGGCAAAACTGGCCCGGACGATTAGAGACAAGATCCTTATCGACGAACCGGTAAAAGAAGAAGAGCTTATCGACCAGCTTGAAAGGGCAGCCATAGAGATCGACGAGTTGCTGGGTTCATCCCTTGGGCCAAAGGGGATGAACAAGATAATAGTAAACCCTGTTGGGGATATTTTCGTTACAAGCGACGGGAAAGTGATTTTAAAGGAAATGGATGTCCTTCACCCGATTGTAACTTCATTAAAGAAGCTTGCTGAAGCCATGGACAAAGCTTGCGGAGACGGCACAAAAACAGCTGTGATTTTTGCAAGCAACCTGATTAAAAACGCTGTAAGACTTATCAGGATAGGGGTACACCCGACAATCATTATAGAAGGTTACGAACTTGCCATGCAAAAAGCGTATGAGATGCTGCAGTACAGCATAAAGCAGGCGTCAAAAGAGGACATACGTACAACAATAATGTGCTCGGCAACAGGAAAAGGGATTGAAAGGCAGCAGGCAGAAGCTGTTACGGACATCGTCCTTCAAGTAATAAAGCACCTGAGCGAAAAACAGGCTGGAAGGCTCGACCTGAACCGGAATATCAAAATCCTTAAAAAGAAAGGCGGGTCGGAGATTGTTGCGATCGAAGGCCTGATCCTGGATGAAAACCCGGCAAGAGTGGATATGCCAGATGAATTCGAAAGCCCTGCGGTCCTGATTACGAATTATGACCTCAAGATAAAAAGCGGATACTTAAACCCTCAGCATAACCTCAAAATGGATTCCGTACAGACCGCGCTCCTTTTCGAAGAAAGTAAAAAACAAATGTGCGGGAAACTCGCCAGAAAAATTATTGATTCAGGAGCAAATGTGCTCTTTTCCGAAGGGGATATCGACCCCTATATTGAAACCCTGCTCAGGGACAACAATATACTGGCTTTCAAAAAACTGAAGATGAAAGACCTTGAGAAGCTTGCGGAAGCGACAGGTACAACCTTTATGGCACAGCCGGATGAGATTCATCCCTGCGACCTCGGAAAAGCAGACAGTATAAAGGTCGAAAAGAAAAACGGAGAAAACTTCGTTTTCATCACCGTGAAAGACAAGGCAATAGCCACCATCCTGATCTGGGAACCCATCAAATACGGACTGGACAAGGTGGAAGAGGCTGTTGATGATGCCCTGAACAATGCAGCATTCCTTATGAAAAACAGGGAAATCGTGAATGGAGGAGGGGCAATAGAGTTTGAACTGGCGCACATGGTCAGGCTGTTTGCGGCAACACAGTCCGGAAAGAAACAGCTTGCAGTCCAGGCGTATGCAGATGCCCTCGAAAAGATCCCCACGATTCTTGCCCGAAACATGGGAATGAATGCAATTGATGCAATGGCGCAGATGAGAAATTCATATTCAAGAGGGATAGAGGCAAGGATAGATCTCTCACGAAAAGTGACCGAAAAAGGGCCCAAGGTATACGATTCGGCAACTGTAAAAAAACTCGCAATTATCGCAGGCACGGAGACTGCAAGAAACGTGCTCAGGATTGACGAAATAGTCCCGAACAGATAA
- a CDS encoding uroporphyrinogen decarboxylase family protein — translation MAKEDILNALTDAVVEGDEDIAEEFAHKALEENLDAYEAIVDGLAKGMKIISDMYEKGEAFVPSLLLAADAMYAGMDILTPYIKLDGTSVPRNVIIGTVEGDVHDIGKNLVKTMMTAAGYNMIDLGCDVPLDKFAEAAKEKKATAISMSTLMTTTMSGMETVIEQLQEEGIRDSMIVMVGGAPVSQSFADSIGANGTAGDASTAVETLTSLVSGLPADLWSDSSIAASKMKYKESLAQKSGRVKIDIGLITAEKVKAEFDSVVPKFKETMTKAERFGSAFQDKKVDRLPVAPLTCGVTRKFVPCSYKDYSTSAKKYADCVEAGIKYFNMDTFVGLTDLCVDAADFGATVRYPEEDTPAAIGHLEDYEKMEVPELKEGTRAYNLIQGNKFATEKAHALNAPMTALIEGPMVALTQIMGATRVLSDLRTNPDVVLKALDTATTYVEEIMKGMFEEAQPDNLCIVNLWTNNVILSADEYMKSEGQIMQNRIAPLYKQYNKPVVIHNCADVPHWELNSKWNTEYYSYTFYPDEANKGSKDHKYLIETYGKDVMFGGEVSPILFLDNSPEGISKMKADTMALQESVLNTLKENGMQSKYMISTGCEVPPGAPCDSITAQTYTVAEKGPELYKKIMG, via the coding sequence ATGGCAAAAGAAGACATTCTGAACGCTTTAACGGATGCTGTGGTTGAAGGCGACGAAGATATTGCAGAAGAATTTGCACACAAAGCCCTCGAAGAAAACCTCGATGCATACGAAGCAATCGTTGACGGCCTTGCAAAAGGCATGAAGATTATCAGTGATATGTACGAAAAGGGAGAAGCCTTTGTCCCCAGCCTTCTGCTCGCAGCAGATGCAATGTATGCCGGAATGGACATCCTTACCCCTTACATTAAACTAGACGGAACCTCCGTCCCCAGAAATGTCATCATCGGTACCGTTGAAGGAGATGTACACGATATTGGCAAGAACCTTGTCAAGACCATGATGACTGCAGCCGGTTATAACATGATAGACCTTGGCTGTGACGTTCCTCTTGATAAGTTCGCAGAAGCCGCAAAGGAGAAGAAGGCAACTGCAATCTCAATGAGCACCCTGATGACCACCACCATGAGTGGCATGGAAACCGTTATAGAACAGCTTCAGGAAGAAGGTATCAGAGACTCCATGATTGTCATGGTCGGCGGTGCACCTGTTTCCCAGTCCTTTGCAGACAGCATTGGCGCAAACGGCACAGCTGGTGATGCAAGCACAGCAGTCGAGACTCTTACTTCCCTTGTAAGCGGGCTTCCTGCCGATTTATGGAGTGATTCCTCTATTGCAGCAAGCAAGATGAAGTACAAAGAATCCCTCGCACAGAAGAGCGGCAGGGTAAAGATCGATATCGGTCTCATAACCGCTGAGAAAGTCAAAGCCGAATTCGACTCCGTGGTCCCAAAGTTCAAGGAAACCATGACCAAAGCAGAGAGATTTGGCTCTGCATTCCAGGACAAGAAAGTCGACAGGCTCCCTGTAGCACCTCTCACCTGCGGTGTAACCAGAAAGTTCGTGCCCTGCTCTTACAAGGACTACTCAACAAGTGCCAAAAAGTATGCAGACTGTGTTGAAGCAGGTATAAAGTACTTCAATATGGATACCTTCGTCGGCCTGACCGACCTTTGTGTTGATGCAGCGGATTTCGGCGCAACTGTAAGATACCCTGAAGAAGATACCCCTGCAGCAATCGGCCACCTTGAAGACTACGAAAAAATGGAAGTTCCCGAACTTAAGGAAGGTACACGTGCCTACAACCTTATCCAGGGTAACAAGTTTGCTACAGAGAAGGCACACGCCCTCAACGCACCCATGACCGCTCTGATCGAAGGTCCAATGGTAGCTTTGACCCAGATTATGGGAGCAACCCGTGTCCTTTCCGATCTCAGGACCAACCCCGACGTTGTCCTCAAAGCCCTCGACACGGCCACAACCTACGTAGAAGAAATAATGAAGGGCATGTTCGAAGAAGCCCAGCCCGACAATCTCTGTATAGTAAACCTCTGGACCAACAACGTCATCCTCAGCGCTGACGAATACATGAAGTCCGAAGGTCAGATCATGCAGAACAGGATTGCCCCACTCTACAAGCAGTACAACAAGCCAGTCGTTATCCACAACTGTGCCGACGTCCCCCACTGGGAACTCAATAGCAAGTGGAACACGGAGTACTACAGCTACACCTTCTACCCTGACGAGGCCAACAAGGGATCCAAAGACCACAAGTATCTCATTGAGACCTACGGTAAAGACGTCATGTTCGGTGGAGAGGTCAGCCCAATATTGTTCCTGGACAACAGCCCTGAAGGTATCAGTAAGATGAAGGCAGATACCATGGCTCTCCAGGAAAGCGTCCTGAACACTCTCAAAGAGAACGGTATGCAGTCCAAGTACATGATTTCAACCGGCTGTGAAGTGCCACCAGGAGCACCCTGTGATTCCATAACTGCCCAGACATATACCGTAGCAGAGAAGGGTCCGGAACTCTACAAGAAAATCATGGGATAA
- a CDS encoding CobW family GTP-binding protein, with translation MKCMIIGGFLGSGKTTTIKKLVEYLGTQGQRTAIIVNEIGEVGIDGDTFSEGGVETREITNGCVCCTLRISMEYTIKNLITSYHPDTIIIEPTGIAFPRQIKSNIESMGLPDIRFTPIVNLVDPRRLNPDAGDLQNFVRNQIEDAEVLGINKVDLIGPEKLLETCLFLRKLNPKARIVHFSAKQGGEALDNLFCLIRRSSQNKTIHEARNSVEMSGVSAYSTEFEIISQEIPLETVVSVSGQILDGIRNRVTELNPEFTGHIKLSFAHKENFVKGSVTSAYDKSEIEILKKERNSRSRIKILSAVTSVPIEELIKTVDTTVSGQLEDRQLSYIKVEKNDHGYRQVTISPLMQRNF, from the coding sequence ATGAAATGCATGATAATCGGTGGATTCCTTGGAAGCGGGAAAACGACAACAATAAAAAAACTTGTCGAATATCTTGGAACACAGGGGCAGCGAACAGCAATTATCGTCAATGAGATCGGAGAGGTAGGGATAGACGGGGACACCTTCTCGGAAGGAGGAGTGGAAACCAGAGAAATTACAAACGGATGCGTTTGCTGCACTCTTAGAATCAGTATGGAGTACACCATAAAAAACCTAATAACTTCCTACCATCCGGATACTATTATAATAGAGCCTACAGGGATAGCCTTTCCAAGACAGATTAAAAGTAATATCGAAAGCATGGGTCTCCCGGATATTAGATTCACTCCAATCGTAAATCTTGTCGATCCCCGCCGCCTGAACCCGGATGCAGGAGATCTGCAGAATTTTGTTAGAAATCAGATAGAAGACGCCGAGGTTCTGGGCATCAACAAAGTAGACCTCATAGGGCCTGAAAAACTTCTGGAAACATGTCTGTTTCTCCGCAAATTGAACCCAAAAGCAAGGATAGTTCATTTCTCAGCCAAACAGGGGGGAGAAGCCCTGGACAATCTGTTCTGTCTGATAAGGAGAAGCAGCCAGAATAAAACAATCCATGAAGCGAGAAACTCAGTTGAAATGTCCGGAGTTTCAGCTTATTCAACCGAGTTCGAGATCATTTCACAGGAAATACCTCTTGAAACGGTGGTTTCTGTTTCCGGGCAGATCCTGGACGGCATAAGAAATAGAGTAACAGAACTGAACCCTGAATTTACAGGGCATATCAAACTTTCTTTTGCACACAAAGAGAATTTTGTAAAGGGAAGTGTGACTTCAGCATATGATAAATCCGAAATTGAAATCCTTAAAAAAGAAAGGAATTCCCGATCCAGGATAAAGATACTCTCTGCGGTAACATCCGTACCCATAGAAGAACTTATAAAAACTGTGGACACGACGGTAAGTGGACAGCTGGAAGACAGGCAGCTTTCATATATAAAGGTAGAAAAAAACGATCACGGCTACAGACAGGTCACAATAAGTCCCTTAATGCAGAGGAACTTCTGA
- the mtaB gene encoding methanol--corrinoid protein co-methyltransferase MtaB — protein MVKKYTSMAYAKADDMLFGNAKFPVKTGLGLEIGAGYTTPEINYAPRPQAGKSKDKLIKEYERITTDVMSRMVQIGAPSIILETEHVEQMSNNPSWGAEVAHAQKTIMEEYHDEYGIKCALRHTIGDIREDRDFLQLRGDKYSVFLEAFEECAKSGADMLAVESMGGKEVFDYSILRNDTAGILFGIGVLGSIDMEMIWTDIAKIAKKTGTVATGDTDCAQANTAMFIAGGLLDKNLAHTTAIVARAISAPRTLCGFEAGATGPGKDCGYENTIIKAISGVPIAQEGKSSTCAHSDLMGNVTMQCCDVWSNESVEYHGEFGGTTVQCWSETLAYDCAMMNTALKLGKGKDLRDILALSDKYRDPQGYVVSYENAYRVGQAIAKDGNNNYLRAKNAALESCNIVEEGINSGKLRLTRFEINALAKVKADLVALTDDADKFMSESLTKYKQEVAVFRPENYGL, from the coding sequence ATGGTAAAGAAATACACTTCAATGGCTTACGCCAAAGCAGATGACATGCTTTTCGGAAACGCAAAGTTCCCCGTAAAGACAGGGCTTGGCCTCGAGATCGGTGCTGGCTACACAACCCCTGAAATTAACTACGCCCCAAGACCTCAGGCAGGCAAATCTAAAGACAAACTCATTAAGGAATACGAAAGGATTACCACCGATGTAATGTCAAGAATGGTTCAGATCGGTGCTCCTTCTATAATACTCGAAACCGAGCACGTCGAACAGATGTCCAACAACCCCTCCTGGGGGGCAGAAGTTGCACATGCCCAGAAGACCATCATGGAAGAATACCATGATGAATACGGCATAAAGTGCGCACTTCGCCACACAATCGGTGACATCCGTGAAGACCGTGACTTCCTCCAGCTCAGAGGAGACAAGTACTCAGTCTTCCTCGAAGCCTTTGAAGAATGTGCCAAGAGCGGCGCAGACATGCTTGCTGTAGAGAGCATGGGTGGTAAAGAAGTATTCGACTACTCCATCCTCAGGAACGACACTGCAGGTATCCTCTTCGGTATCGGTGTGCTCGGCAGCATAGACATGGAAATGATCTGGACCGACATTGCAAAGATTGCAAAGAAGACCGGTACTGTTGCAACTGGTGACACAGACTGTGCCCAGGCAAACACTGCAATGTTCATCGCAGGCGGTCTGCTTGACAAGAACCTTGCCCACACAACTGCAATCGTTGCAAGGGCAATTTCAGCTCCAAGGACCCTCTGTGGATTTGAAGCAGGTGCAACTGGCCCAGGAAAGGACTGTGGATACGAAAACACCATCATAAAAGCCATCTCCGGTGTGCCAATTGCTCAGGAAGGTAAGTCCTCAACCTGTGCCCACTCTGACCTGATGGGTAACGTGACCATGCAGTGCTGTGACGTTTGGTCCAACGAATCCGTTGAATACCACGGTGAATTCGGTGGTACCACAGTTCAGTGCTGGTCCGAGACCCTTGCATACGACTGTGCAATGATGAACACTGCTCTGAAACTCGGAAAGGGAAAGGACCTCAGGGACATCCTCGCACTCTCTGACAAGTACAGAGACCCACAGGGATATGTTGTCTCCTATGAAAATGCCTACAGGGTAGGGCAGGCAATTGCAAAGGACGGAAACAACAACTACCTCCGTGCCAAGAATGCTGCACTTGAGAGCTGTAACATTGTAGAAGAAGGCATCAACTCCGGCAAGCTCAGACTTACAAGGTTCGAAATCAATGCTCTTGCAAAGGTTAAAGCCGACCTTGTGGCTCTTACCGATGATGCTGACAAGTTCATGAGTGAAAGCCTGACAAAATACAAACAGGAAGTTGCAGTTTTCAGACCTGAAAACTACGGGCTCTAA